One Brassica oleracea var. oleracea cultivar TO1000 chromosome C7, BOL, whole genome shotgun sequence genomic window carries:
- the LOC106306470 gene encoding subtilisin-like protease SBT2.5, with protein MDMLCKVLVFFAISYTVTAEIYIVTMEGDPIISYKGGVNGFEATAVESDEKIDTTSELVTSYGRHLERKHDMLLGMLFEEGSYKKLYSYKHLINGFAAHLSPDQAVMLRRSPGVKSVSRDWKVRKLTTHTPQFLGLPTDVWPTGGGYDRAGEDIVIGFIDSGIFPHHPSFASHHTSVPYGPHPSYKGKCEDDPRTKLSFCNGKIIGAQHFAEAAKAAGAFNPDVDFASPMDGDGHGSHTAAIAAGNNGVPVRMHGYEFGKASGMAPRARIAVYKALYRLFGGFVSDVVAAIDQAVHDGVDILSLSVGPNSPPTTTKTTFLNPFDATLLGAVKAGVFVAQAAGNGGPFPKTLVSYSPWITTVAAAIDDRRYKNHLTLGNGKMLAGIGLSPSTRPHRSYKMVSANDVLLGSSGVRYNPSDCQKPEVLNKKLVEGNILLCGYSFNFVAGSASIKKVAETARHLGAAGFVLVVENVSPGTKFDPVPSGIPGILITDVSKSMDLIDYYNVTTSRDWMGRVKSFNAEGGIGDGLEPILHKSAPEVALFSARGPNTKDFSFQDADLLKPDILAPGSLIWSAWSQNGTDEANYVGEGFALISGTSMAAPHIAGIAALVKQKHPQWSPAAIKSALMTTSTVMDRAGRPLQAQQYSETETMTLVKATPFDYGSGHVNPSAALDPGLVFDAGYEDYLGFLCTTPGINAHEIRNFTNTPCNYKMRHPSNFNSPSIAISHLVRTQTVTRRVTNVAEEEETYTITSRMEPSIAIEVSPPAMTLRAGASREFSVTLTVRSVSGVYSFGEVTLKGSRGHKVSLPVVALGQKR; from the exons AGAAAATCGATACCACAAG TGAGCTGGTGACTTCTTATGGGCGTCACCTTGAGAGGAAACATGATATGCTTCTCGGAATGCTCTTTGAAGAAGGATCATACAAAAAGCTCTACAGCTACAAACACCTCATCAACGGATTCGCAGCTCATCTCTCCCCTGATCAG GCGGTGATGCTTCGCCGCTCGCCCGGTGTGAAGTCTGTGAGCAGAGATTGGAAAGTGAGGAAGCTCACCACACACACACCGCAGTTCTTGGGCCTACCCACCGACGTCTGGCCGACAGGTGGCGGTTACGACAGAGCAGGAGAAGACATTGTTATTGGCTTTATAGACTCAGGGATTTTCCCACATCACCCTAGCTTCGCCTCTCACCATACCTCGGTGCCTTATGGTCCTCATCCTAGCTACAAAGGGAAGTGCGAAGATGATCCTCGCACTAAGCTTAGCTTCTGCAACGGGAAGATCATAGGAGCTCAGCATTTCGCTGAAGCTGCTAAAGCTGCTGGTGCTTTTAACCCTGATGTTGACTTTGCTTCACCGATGGATGGTGATGGGCATGGAAG TCATACAGCAGCTATTGCAGCTGGGAATAACGGTGTTCCGGTGAGGATGCATGGGTATGAGTTTGGGAAAGCAAGTGGGATGGCTCCTCGTGCTAG GATTGCTGTTTACAAAGCTCTTTATCGGCTTTTCGGAGGGTTTGTATCTGATGTGGTTGCTGCCATTGATCAG GCTGTTCATGATGGAGTTGATATATTGAGCCTCTCGGTGGGTCCAAATAGTCCTCCAACTACTACAAAGACAACGTTCTTGAACCCCTTCGACGCTACACTTCTTGGAGCTGTGAAAGCTGGTGTGTTCGTTGCTCAAGCTGCTGGAAACGGAGGTCCCTTTCCGAAAACTCTGGTTTCGTACAGCCCTTGGATAACTACTGTTGCTGCTGCAATTGATGACCGCAGATACAAGAACCATCTCACCCTTGGAAATGGAAAAATGCTTGCCGGAATAGGATTATCTC CTTCTACTAGGCCTCACCGTTCTTACAAGATGGTTTCGGCTAATGATGTTCTGCTTGGTTCTTCTGGTGTGAGATACAATCCGTCGGATTGCCAGAAGCCAGAGGTTTTGAATAAAAAGTTGGTTGAAGGAAACATTCTGCTTTGTGGATATTCGTTTAACTTTGTTGCTGGTTCGGCTTCCATCAAGAAAGTTGCTGAAACTGCTAGGCATCTTGGAGCCGCTGGTTTTGTTCTTGTTGTTGAGAATGTTTCTCCAGGAACGAAGTTTGATCCTGTCCCTTCTGGCATTCCAGGGATCCTCATTACAGATGTCTCCAAGTCAATG GATTTGATTGATTACTACAACGTGACAACATCAAGAGACTGGATGGGAAGGGTGAAGAGCTTTAATGCTGAAGGAGGCATAGGGGACGGTTTAGAACCCATTCTCCACAAATCAGCACCTGAAGTGGCTCTGTTCTCAGCTCGTGGACCCAACACCAAAGACTTCAGCTTTCAGGATGCTGATCTCCTCAAACCAGACATTCTTGCTCCTGGCTCTCTGATCTGGTCTGCTTGGTCTCAAAATGGAACAGACGAGGCTAACTATGTCG GCGAAGGATTTGCACTAATCTCTGGCACAAGCATGGCTGCACCACACATCGCGGGCATAGCTGCACTGGTGAAGCAGAAGCATCCTCAGTGGAGTCCAGCCGCTATCAAATCAGCTCTGATGACGACTTCAACGGTCATGGACCGAGCAGGAAGGCCTCTCCAAGCGCAGCAGTACTCTGAAACAGAGACGATGACGCTTGTCAAAGCAACTCCGTTTGATTATGGAAGCGGTCACGTCAATCCAAGCGCTGCTCTAGACCCTGGTCTCGTCTTCGATGCAGGCTATGAGGATTATTTAGGTTTCTTGTGCACCACGCCAGGTATCAACGCTCACGAGATAAGGAACTTCACGAACACTCCCTGCAATTACAAAATGAGACATCCTTCGAACTTCAACTCGCCGTCTATAGCCATCTCTCATCTGGTGAGAACACAGACCGTGACCAGGAGAGTGACGAATGTTGCGGAAGAGGAGGAAACTTACACGATCACATCGAGGATGGAGCCATCCATTGCTATTGAAGTGAGTCCTCCTGCGATGACGCTTAGAGCAGGAGCTTCTAGAGAGTTCTCGGTGACGCTAACGGTGAGATCGGTGAGTGGAGTTTATAGCTTCGGAGAGGTTACGTTGAAAGGAAGCCGAGGGCATAAAGTGAGTCTCCCAGTGGTTGCCTTGGGACAAAAGCGATGA
- the LOC106305051 gene encoding uncharacterized protein LOC106305051, with amino-acid sequence MKAAKRWSVGNLASLPGARHRVPARRRLWIIMSLSLIIMTLSLITMLAIMAYMYPHHSKRACYMISSRGCKALADWLPPSLREYSDDEIAARVVIREIMSNAPVIRRDSKIAFMFLTPGTLPFERLWDRFFQGHEGKFSIYIHASKERPVHHSHYFLDREIRSDEVVWGRISMVDAERRLLANALRDPANQQFVLLSESCVPLRSFEYIYNYLMYSNLSYVDCFDDPGQHGSGRHMDHMLPEIPKKYFRKGAQWFTMKRQHAIVIMADSLYYSRFRDYCGPGIENNKNCIADEHYLPTFFHMLDPGGISNWSVTQVDWSERQWHPKTYMPEDVTHELLNNLTSTDTVVHVTSVGMQGEEIWMPCMWNGIKRPCFLFGRKFHPDTLDKLLDLFSNYTRSVSWHL; translated from the exons ATGAAGGCAGCTAAAAGGTGGAGTGTAGGAAACCTAGCGTCATTGCCTGGAGCTCGCCACCGTGTTCCTGCAAGAAGACGACTATGGATCATCATGTCCCTTTCACTGATCATCATGACGCTTTCACTGATCACCATGCTGGCTATAATGGCTTACATGTACCCACATCACAGCAAACGTGCTTGTTATATGATTTCATCAAGGGGATGCAAGGCTTTAGCTGATTGGCTTCCACCTTCTCTGAGGGAGTATTCTGACGATGAGATTGCTGCACGAGTAGTGATTAGAGAAATAATGAGTAATGCTCCTGTTATAAGAAGAGATTCCAAGATTGCATTCATGTTCTTGACTCCTGGTACTTTGCCTTTTGAGAGGCTTTGGGACAGATTTTTCCAG GGTCATGAAGGGAAGTTTTCTATTTATATCCATGCATCAAAGGAAAGGCCAGTTCACCACAGTCATTACTTTTTAGACCGCGAAATTCGCAGTGACGAG GTGGTGTGGGGAAGAATATCAATGGTTGATGCAGAGAGAAGGTTGTTAGCTAATGCTCTAAGAGACCCGGCAAACCAGCAATTTGTGTTACTCTCTGAGAG TTGTGTGCCACTTAGAAGTTTTGAGTACATCTACAATTACCTGATGTACAGCAATCTCAGCTATGTTGACTG CTTTGACGATCCAGGACAACATGGATCAGGCAGACATATGGATCACATGTTGCCTGAAATTCCAAAGAAGTATTTTCGAAAGGGTGCACAG TGGTTCACCATGAAGAGACAACACGCTATAGTAATCATGGCCGACAGTCTTTACTACTCTAGATTCCGGGATTACTGTGGG CCAGGTATAGAGAACAACAAGAACTGCATAGCTGATGAACACTATCTGCCAACATTCTTTCAC ATGCTTGATCCTGGTGGCATCTCTAACTGGAGTGTAACACAAGTTGATTGGTCTGAGAGACAGTGGCATCCCAAAACATACATGCCTGAGGATGTCACACACGAGTTACTAAACAACCTCACG TCTACTGACACAGTCGTACATGTCACAAGTGTTGGAATG CAGGGTGAAGAAATATGGATGCCTTGTATGTGGAACGGAATCAAAAGACCTTGCTTCTTGTTTGGAAGGAAGTTTCACCCGGATACGCTCGATAAACTCTTGGATCTCTTCTCAAATTACACAAGATCGGTCTCTTGGCATTTGTGA